From Punica granatum isolate Tunisia-2019 chromosome 1, ASM765513v2, whole genome shotgun sequence:
TCACACTGTTGAGAAGGTAAgctatatttataaataaggtaaattgcactggtggtccaaaaagttttataaatatttcaatatcgtacaaaaagttttttttgctacttgatggtacaaaatgtttcaaagttgtttcagtatagtacaaatcgtcatctcgccattgacgccgtcaagccttCCTTTACAaaatctgtaaattttgcactatcatgtaacttacgtaaaacattttgtaccattaagttacaacttcaaaacattttgtaccattaagttacaacttcaaagcAGCAAGCGAGAGGAGAGCCCGTCCCTTAAGATTTCCTTGACAGGGTGTTAAGCTACCCAAACCTCGTTCTTTTCACATCCCCGAACCATGACTTGAACGCATCCAGCTAACGATTATCGAAAATCATGTGAATCTGATGATACTAAAGCCTGACAAAGATCTTTCTGAAAGTTTGTGAAAGTGCACAGAACAGGTTGCACGTATATTACATCAATATCAACGGATTGTTGTCATAATCCATTCCTCTTTGGCACATGATATTTGGTCTTATTGCCAGATATTCAATCAGACAAGCTTTGTTTCTCAGAAAGAACAGACTTCTTTCCTGAAGAAGCAGAGGCCAGAGGACCCCGTTTCTGGGAGAAGAGCCAGGTGAACAGGGCCCTCTGCTCCTTCAGGAGCGCTTAAAAGTCCATTGTTGCTGGTTATATCGGTCTTGACAAAGCCCGGGCAAACACTGTTCACAATGAAGGTTGGGAACTCTTTTGCTAGGAGCCTTGTGTAAGCATTCAGAGCTACTTTGGACAGCTTGTATGCGGAGATAGTCTCGGGCCAGCCTTTGGCTGCTAATTGACCCTGCTGGAAATCTTCCAGGAATTTCTTCAGGATCTCCTCTATCCGATTTCCTGTGAGGTTCTCGATGTCTCCCAGGGCATAGCTGATTGATTCTCCAGGAATATTCTGAAAATTGACAAGGTTGATAGCAGAAGTTTTAGGAAAAAGTCAGGGGAAATGTAGTGATACACAGCTCGGACTGAGGAACAGTGTTCCAGGTTCACGTTTCCATGTTGGAAAACCTGTTTGAAAtcccttttttcatttttctcaatGAAGCAGAAGTAAGTTCCTATAACGTTATTGGATTACATTGTCTAATTATCTTTCCAGTTTCCAAATGTTAGTTTTTTTGAGAATGCAATAACAGAGAAAACTACGGAAACTTCTTAAAGatgagactttttttttccggtgtgTACCCCGGTATCTGAAAGCATATCGGGCcatgactaatccagttcaaGTCGGGTTAGCCCACTCAGGGATAAACCTCTCTTAGTATGGATTTTCTCATTTATAAGACTCGGACACAAGATAAATGAAACGAGCGCCAAAccacttgaaccaatccatatTGGTAGAAATAAGAGATTTTGAATAGCCATTTCATGATGTGCTTCTGATCAAGAAAGGTTTAGGAAAATGACAGTCTAGGAACAGTTCATCAAGTTATCTCGATTTCCAGATACGAGGAAAAGCAGTTCAATGTCCAAAATCCAAAAGATAAGTCGAATCATGAGTATGTTAAATTGGAAAGCCAAAGTTCAAGCATGTTTTACTTCTGAATATAACTTGGAAAGTCCAGAAATTACTACAGTTACCTGCAAAAGTCCCAAGTCTGAAGAGATATTGACGATCCTTGCAGAACTCGACTGTTGAAGCAGGGGAAGGAGAGCTTCGGTCACTCTTTTTGCGCCAAAGTAGTTTGTTTCGAGGCATTCTACGGCCAATTTGTAGGTCTGGGTAGACATCGTTTTCCACTCCTCTTCATCAGTTGGCTAAATCAACAGGACAAACGGTTTTCCAGCTCTATCAAGAATAGGACTTTGAGGTATCATCCGATTCTCAAGCCATAAGTCATTATTCTGTATCATACAAACTCGATTTGTCTCTTTTTTTCATTGGCCTTTCTTGCCAAGTAAAAAGCCGTCCCAGATAGGATGAAGACTTACCCAACCACCAACACGCTCAACAGCACTTGTAAGGGCT
This genomic window contains:
- the LOC116197138 gene encoding (+)-neomenthol dehydrogenase-like isoform X1 is translated as MAEVSTFLDTRRHAVVTGANKGIGLEICRQLASKGVTVVLTSRDEKRGLEAVCKLKKEGSAAPSGEVIFHQLDVTDSTSIDSLVEFVSTRFGKLDILVNNAGIGGIIIDFQALTSAVERVGGWPTDEEEWKTMSTQTYKLAVECLETNYFGAKRVTEALLPLLQQSSSARIVNISSDLGLLQNIPGESISYALGDIENLTGNRIEEILKKFLEDFQQGQLAAKGWPETISAYKLSKVALNAYTRLLAKEFPTFIVNSVCPGFVKTDITSNNGLLSAPEGAEGPVHLALLPETGSSGLCFFRKEVCSF
- the LOC116197138 gene encoding (+)-neomenthol dehydrogenase-like isoform X2; translated protein: MAEVSTFLDTRRHAVVTGANKGIGLEICRQLASKGVTVVLTSRDEKRGLEAVCKLKKEGSAAPSGEVNNAGIGGIIIDFQALTSAVERVGGWPTDEEEWKTMSTQTYKLAVECLETNYFGAKRVTEALLPLLQQSSSARIVNISSDLGLLQNIPGESISYALGDIENLTGNRIEEILKKFLEDFQQGQLAAKGWPETISAYKLSKVALNAYTRLLAKEFPTFIVNSVCPGFVKTDITSNNGLLSAPEGAEGPVHLALLPETGSSGLCFFRKEVCSF